TGTGGGTGGGGAGGAGGGCTAGAGTGATATTTGCCTCGAGCAAAGGCCCCTACTTGTGGGGATAAGGAAGATTAAAATGACAGACAAGGGGAGTCATAGTGTATCTCCTTTGAACACCATTCCTCTTCCCCCTCAGGTGGAGACTGGATGTGAGatgccccctccttccctcccccagagactgggGACCCTTATAATTTGGATTCCCACATTCCCTTTATGGGGATCCCTTATGAAGATGGAAAGACTAGGACATTGGGAAGTTTTGTCAAGGAGTTGTGGGGGCAGATAGAGGGTAAACTTGGTTGGGGGGGAGAGCTGGTAAGTCTCAAccctacaccccccccccaaaaaaaaagctaCCTGTTTCTGGGAACCTGCTGGATGTATACAGTGGCCCTAGTGCTGTGACCCCAGCTGTCCCTGTCAGCAATTCCTGCCCTGCTGAGCTGACCAGTATCAAGCAAGAGATCTCTGGTGAGCCTTTGTCCTTCTCCAGTGCTTTATATTCATGTACTCCAGAATCCATGACCCAAgtagtggggagaggggaggaattcAAGGACTGGGATACAGGGGAGCATCTGAAACATCTAATGGAAAATAGAATTGGGGGGCTGTTGGGGAGGTCAGTGTTTGTGGGTGAGCATTAGGGCAAGTAGTAGTTATGTGTGTATGGGGAGGGGGGGCTCCCTTCCTTGACTTTGTTCCTCTTCATCCCTTCTCTGCAGAGAACGAGGCAAAGGCCTTACTGAAGGAGCGGCAGAAGAAGGACAATCATAACCTTAGTGAGCCTTGGGGGAGACTGGGGCTAGGGACTCATTAGAGGGCTGGCTCTGATAGCCCTGACAGACCACATGGCTctaatttttaacccttttccCAGTTGAGCGGCGGAGACGGTTTAATATCAATGACCGGATCAAGGAGCTGGGCACCCTGATCCCCAAGTCCAATGACCCGTGAGTTCTTCTGGGGACAGAAATGGCTCTGAAATCTTGGCTCCTTGGGCTTGGGGAAAGATTTTCTCCCTTTAATACAGGATATGTGCCCTAACGCAAGGCCCTAAGCCTCCCTGGGCCAATAGTTTTTCTCCATTCATGAAATGAATGCTGGGACCTGATAATATCTACTCatttcagaggagaaaacaagGGTGCTGAAAACAGGAAAATTGGAGgcaagatctgggtttgaatcatgACTGCTACTTATTACTTTCAgcatgttcttccctctttttttttttaaataaaagagggTTTCATTAGCCAGTGTTTGACATTCCAGCTCTGCCTAATCTCCTGCTATCAGTTTTGTTGCTGTTGAAtaattttcagtcctgtctgactcttcgtgacctcttttggagttttctcCATAGACACAcagtagtggtttgccattgtctTCTTTAGCCCATTTTCCAAAGGAGGAAACTAGGCAAATTGAgtgcagtgacttgtccagggtctcactgCTATTAAGtgcctgaactcaggtcttcctgactctgcttggctacctagctgtcccatcaATACCAGCCTTCCTATTGATCCCCCCAGAGCCTAGGAGCTGGGAGAGTAGAATGTTTTCAAAGACTTGGGCACTGGTCCTTTGACTCCTTGTTTGATGGTCTAGGGAAATCCGATTGAACAAGGGAACCATCCTCAAGGCCTCAGTGGACTATATCCGAAAACTGCAGAAGGAGCAGCAGAGAGCCAAGGACTTAGAGAACCGCCAGCGGGTGCTGGAGCAAGCCAACCGAAGCCTGCAGCTTCGAGTCCAGGTGGGGCTGcctgcttcccttcccttcccttcccttcccttcccttcccttcctcaccAGAGGTGGGTGGAGGTTGGGGTGAACCTGGCTTTGGAAGATGGGAGAAAACAAAACCTTCTAGAATtcaggatggggtggggggaggagaagaggagggtcATGATTACAAGAGGAAGTTGGCACAGGAAGAACATGggagattttgtttttgttttttaaaactgagATGGGAGTTTTGATAGTGCTTCTGATACAAGGTTTGTGATCATGGATGATCACATGACCTGTCTCAGCGAGTGGAGATAATTGTAGCCTCTATCATGAGGGTGGTCAGGAGCCTATCTGGAAGAGGGGGTGGCAGTTTCTGAGTTTGAGAGTGATGGTGCCTTCTAGCTTTCTGCCCCTTCCAGGAACTGGAACTCCAAGCACAGATCCACGGCCTGCCCTTGTCCCCTGCCCCCAAGGCCGATCCATCTGAATGCAGCGGTCCACCCCCACTACCCCCACCTCCTGAAGCCCTCCTGGATCTGCACTTTCCTGGGGACCCCTTGGGGGAGTTGGGCgaagatcccttccagctggGCTTGGAGGACATTctgatggaggaggaggaggcagcggCGGCGGGTGCGCTGGGCCCGAGTCCAGGTGGTGGGCTGTCCCCGCTGCGGGCCGCCACCGACCCCTTGCTCTCCTCAGTCTCTCCGGCCCAGTCGAAAGGAAGCAGCAGCCGCAGGAGCAGTTTCAGTATGGAGGAGGAGTCCTGATGAAGCCCCGCCTCCCGGGAGTCCCCTGGCGCCGACGCAGAAATTCCCAACTCCCCCTTAACACTTCACTCCGCACTTCCCACTCCCCTTGGCGAGATAGGGGGCGAGCCTTGGAATGAAGGCGGGCTGCCTCCTGTCGGCCCCTCTCCTCTCCTAGGACCCGCAGGAGCCCCATGTTAACTCTGGGGGGGTTGCCGACCGGGACGGGGGCAGCAGGGTGGGTAACGACCCGCGGGTTCTACTTCTCTTGGCAGACAATAAAACATGGCTAAACTTTGTTAAAACGTTGTGAAGTCGGTCCGTCCTTTtcgagggagaagggggagggagaaggcgCCCCGCTTCGCTTAGTACCGGGAGACGGGCAGCATTGACAGGTTGGTAGGCCTGGCACAGGGCGGCCCCGGCCTCGCTCCTTCCGGTCTTTAAAACTCCAGGCCTAAGGCCGCGCAAGCAAGACTTCCGGCGTAAGGAGCCGTCGGCCTTCCCAGCAAGCTCTTCTCCTGTCGGACGCCACCAAAAGCCGagtgacgggggggggggggggggggaggtgagagaggaagagactcaGGACTTCAACGTCTTGGCCCGTCCCTCCGCGCAACGCCCTTCCCTCTGTAACCCTCTGCCATTGGTAGCGGCCCACCTTCCGGGAGTCGTTGCCCAGCTGAGACGGCTGCGCCTGCGCACACGGCGCCGGAGGCGGCGGCCGGGGGCTGGAACATGGCGCAGGCTCTTTCCGAGGAGGAGTTTCAACGGATGCAGGTGGCTGGAGGCGAGGCGCAGAGGCTTGGGAAGAGCTGGGTATCGGCTGGTACCGGCCGGGAGGAAGAGGGCGGGGAGTGCCTACGAATTTTACGGGAGGAGCCCGTAAGGGGctcgggggtggggtgggggtggggtggtatCTAATGCTTCGAGAGGGATCGTTCTGGGGGCGGGGCCAGCGTGCTCCAGCGAATAAAGGTCCAATGGCGGTCGGGGGTGGGTGGGCTCAGTAGGGCTCTGAATGGAAGGGCGGCCAATAGTCGTTCAAGGAAAGAACTAAGAGGTGGGGTTCCCAGTAAGAGTCTGTGGAGGACACCGAGGACGGGATGACCAATTGAGATGCCGGGAGGGCTGTGGAGGGACTTGGCACCCATGGGACCGGAAGAGACTACGGAGTGGTGCCAAAGAGTGGCTCCGTTCCGTTCTGGAAAAagctaccccccaccccccgtggcTGTGTGACTGGCCGTCTCTTCTGCACCAGCAGATGGGCACGGGGAGGAGGTGGTGGGGAGGAGGTGGTAGTGACGGGTGGCAGAGAAGTCCGGGGCCGGTGTAAAAGGTCAGACCCGGAAGGGAGTGGGCAGACGGTACTGAGGAAAATGGGGGACCCTTGTCACGCCTCAGGCCCAATTACTGGAGCTTCGGACTCAGAACTACCAGCTGTCAGATGAGCTGCGGAAAAATGGCGTTGGTGAGGCTTCGGGGAAGAAGGGGGCAGGGTGAGGGGGACAGACCCCTGTATCGAGGCCTAATCCAGGGGATCGGCCATGCAGTGTCTGAGGTTCCCCGGGGTGGGACTGTGGAGTGCAGTCAGCCTCCAGCATTCAAGCCCCGGACAAACGGCCCCTCCTTGTTTTCTCCGTCTTCAGAGCTCACTTCCCTCCGGCAGAGAGTTGTGTTCCTGGATAAGGAGTTGGCCCGAGCCCAGAAGGTGGTCAGGATAGCCTCAGCCTCCCTCACCATCCTCAGTGGTCTTCATGCTGTTCCACCTCTCGATCTCAAGTTGttcccctcccccagtctctCAGTTTCTATTTCAAGTTATTCTCTCTTACAGTAGTTTTTCCCCTCAGcctccccatctccctcctcTGTCCTCTACTCTCCAGTTTCTCCTTCAATCTCCCGCCCCCCAGGTTTTTGCTTGTTTTCCATTCTCTTAGGCTCCTTCTCACCCCCATTCTTGTTCCATAGTGATTTCTCTTGTGAccaattcttctctttctctttcttttgtcttccagGCCCTGAGCAAGAGCAAGAAAGCCCAGGTGAGGAGGGCTTGAAGGGCTAAGAACTGGGCAGCCAGGGGCACTGGTTAGACAGAGGCAATTTCAGAGCATACATTTTATCAGCTCTCACCTGGAGGAGAAAACTGGGTCCTCTGACTTACTGTGCTGTTGGACCAGGTTATAGTCTCCCTGGGATCCCAGTCTCTCCCATCAGCGAAATATAAGAGGATGAGGAAGGAGGTTTGGACAGGATGAATCTCTAAACATTCTTCTGGGTTTGAGATTCCGGGATTCCAGGAAGCCCAAGTGCTCCATCAGTGCCCCGccccctttttaaacccttaccttccttccgtcttagaatcaagtagtaagggctaggcaagggggtcaagtgacccccttgtttgaggacagatttgaacccaggacctcccatctctaggcctggctctcaatccactgagatatccagctgcaccccccccccaccccccccccagtccctCTTAATAGTCAACTAAATAGAGTGAAACAAAAACCCAGGAATGTGTTTTGGGAAGAACAGacgtggggtggggggtggcaaGGCAAAGGGCCTGGTAGGTGTCAGTGCCAACAGTGCCCccagaaaggatctcagagagGGTTGTCTGTGCATGTGTGTATCTTTCTTTGCCTCTATCCTTCTCATCCCTTGATATTGATTGTCCTTTTACATGTTTCATATCTACATGTGTTCTGTCTGCTCCTTcctatgcatgcatatatgtgcacATCTCTGCATGTTCCAGGAAGTGGAAGGCCTGCTAAATGAGAACCAGATGCTTCAGGGGAAACTTCATAGCCAGGAAGATGACTTCCGGCTGCAGAACAGCACTCTTCTTCAAGAGCTCAGCAAGGTCTGGGATCCTGGGGCTAGGACACTGAGGGGCCTGGATGGGGCTTTGCAGGCAAAACTGCCAGGCCTACCCTCTCCTCTGCCTGCTTCATGGGGTTGACAAGGAAAGACCTGAAAGGGCCACTTTCTCCTTCAGCTTTGTGCCCAGATTGAGCAGTTGGAACAAGAGAATCAACAACTTAAGGAAGGCTCCCTGGGCCCAGGGCCTCCAAACACAGCCAGCAGCCCAGTGGATGGGGAGCTTCTGCGCCTGCAGGCAGAGAACACAGCCCTCCAGAGGAATGTTACAGGTAGGAGGAACCTGGAGTCCTGCTGGGTGGTGAAATGAAGAGCCAAGCTCCCCTGAGGAGGTAGCAGGGGCTTAACTCCCCACTTCTGCTCAGCCCTACAGGAACGCTATGAGAAAGAGCAGACTAGTCCCCCACCTCAGCCAGAAACTGCTGGAGAGGATGAGTCAAAGGGCTGTGGGGACCCTCCAGGGGGCCCAGTAGCCCCATCCCTGTTGGCAGAGACTGAACTGAAGTGGGAggtggaaaaggaggagaagagacTACTTCGAGAGCGTCTACAGGGGCTTGAGGTAAACCTTGGGCCtaggggtggggaaggggccAAAGAGTTCCTTTTGTAGCCATGAGTAGGAGCTCCCAGTCTTGAGGGGGTCAGGTCACCAGAGTTGGCATATGTCTACAGAGCTCGAAGCAGGCCGAGACAGCAAAGCTACAGGAGGAGGTAGCCAAGGTGGGACTTTGCCCGGCACCTTGATGGCAGGAGGCCAGAGCTGGTGTCCAACAACAACCACCACCCCCACACTGCGtgcccttctcccacccccacctcccattCCCCCCAGTTCCCTGGCACTTTATCTTCTCCTTCCTTGCCCATGGCACCAAACCATTTAGGCCCTATTGCTGTGTCACCTGCCCCTGGTTCCTTTTGGCTCTGGTGAGTTCTTATCTTCTCCTCCCCAAATTCCAGCTGATCTATTGTTGCATATGGGTCCTTTCCATACCAGAGCTTGGGCTCTAGGGCTTTCAGGGGGAGCCCCTCCTTGTTCCTAGTCCTGGCCCAGGCTTCTGTCACTTCCGACTTCCCCAGGCCCTCATGTAGGCTTCATTCTATCCTGAGGCCAGGGGCCCGGCACCCATGGCCTTTCTGTTCCACAGCTGTCGGAGAAGCTTAAGAAGAAACAGGAGAGGTACATGGGGACCTCTTGAGAGCTGGGGCTTCagggagggaccccaggagagGGGTCAGAAGCTGCCcagcccttttccctctcttttttttagcttCTTACGCCTGCAGACAGAGAAGGAGGCTTTATACAATGACAGCAGGTATGGGACTGTGCCTGGCTGGGAAGACCTAAGGGAGCCAGAAAACCAGGCTTTTAGCTGATCCCcacctgatctctctctctccacaggaaCAAAATAGAAGAACTCCGTCAGCACCAAGAAGCAGATCTCAAAGCACAGCTCTTGCGAACTCAGAAGCTGCAGCAGGAACTTCAGGCTGCCAACCAGGTCACTCATGGTTTGAGGAgaagtggagaaggaaggaggcagagagCCTTGAGATCTGACTTTGCTTTTCCCTCTCCTGTCCAGAGCCTCGCCGAGCTGAGAGAACAATGTCAGACTGAGCGCCAGGACCATGCCAGTGCCCTGCGGACCCTACAGGACCAGGTATGGTGAAACAGTGTGGGTCTCTCCATTGGTGAAAATCTGAATCTATCAGCCACGCAcccaggggaggggaggggtggggggaggggagggaatggtCCAGtatttgtgtctctttttctctttctcctctcttctgtgGATCCCTCTGTGTTTTCTCCCCTACCTTGGCACTCCTGGGGCTCCAGGCAGCCTGCCAGAGTGCAGACTCTCAAGAGCAGGTACAGGCACTTTTGGCAGAGAATGATGCCCTGCGGACCAACCTGGCTGCCCTGGAGCAGGTATTGGGGCTGGGGCGCCCTCCCTCTCCATGTGGCTCTGCCTCTGGCTTTTGGCATCTTCCCTTTTGTGTGTGCGAGaaatctccctcttcccccttgctctccttgttctttttcttggTATCCATGGGATGGCCCACTTAGGCCCCTTTGCCTCCCTGGGCCCCCTCAGATCCAGACAGCCAAGACCCAGGAGCTGTGTGTCTTGCGGGAGCAGACTGCTGGCCTGGTCACTGAGCTGCAGCAGCGCCAGGCAGAGTTTGAGGCCCTGGCAGGCCAGAGAGATGACCTTAGCTCCCAGCTCCAAGTGAGTGATTTCTGCTCCCTGCCCTCTCCTCCCTAGTTCTAGGGACAGTATTTAGGGTTCTAATTGGTTTGGATCCTTAATACTCTTCAGGAATCACAGCGGGCAAACGAACGGATTCTGGAACAGCTTCAAGTTCTAGGGCAGGAGAAAGAGCACACCAGTCGGGAACTGGAGGAGGCCCGGAAGGTGAATGGGAACCTCAGGAAGGGTGGGTTCTTGAGGGGCACAGACCTTGGAGGTGGGGCTGGTAATTTTCTGGAATATTATTGGAGGGAATCTTAGTGATTCTAGGAAAAATCTGAGGGTCTGACAATAATTTATGGGTTTTTTGGCTTTGATGCTGGTTTTTCAGAGACTCTGGGGTCTTGGTAGGTTTGGGACACTTTGGAGGCAATCCCAGGGACTTGGGGCATCCACAGACCTTTTAGGATATTCCAACTTAAGGGAATGTCTGGGTTTTCTGGCTTTCAAAAAAGGGAAGTTGGTGGGTTCTGCAGGCTAGAAGCATGAGGTTTAAATGCCAGACCTGGTAACCTCATTAATAAAAGAAtggtcagggcagctaggtggtggcacagtggagagatgCCAGGCTTCGAGTCAGctttggcctcagagacttcctagttgtgtgaccctaggcaagtcacttaagctcactTGGCTAGCccttgcttttctgccttaagaGCTGAACCTAAAGCAGAAGGCAAAATGGGAAGAACAGTGGCCACAAAGGGGCAGCGGCAAAACCCAGTTGAACCAGACTCACTGGGCTTCCTTTTTTGACTAGGCAGAGTTTGGTCTGTCTGAGCAGCTCCCAAAGCCTCTTGAGCTCTTCTGATGGGAAAGGTGAAGAGATAGGAGGGGCAGGCCAAGAGGGGAGGAAAGTTGGCTGCATTTGGGGAGCCAGTCTCACTAAGGGCCATGAGGAGAAGCTGGGCTCCCAGGACAGAAGGGAGTAGGGGGGCCTTGGGAGCCCAGCCCAGGCCAGCTGTGTCTTAAAGAGTGCTGAAAAGAGGAAGGCCCTCCTGGATGAGGTGGCAGCTGAGGCGCTACAGGAGAAGTCAAGGCAcaaggaagagctgggttcagcCAGGCTGCAGGCGGAAAAAGATGTGCTGGCAGTGAGGGCCCGCTATGAGCGGGAGCTCCGGCAGCTTCACGATGGCCGGCGGCGGCAAGAGGAGGAGCTCCGGGCCCAGATCCGCGAAGAGAAGGTGACATGGGCTTCCCTCCCATCATCAAGGAGAGCTGTAATTGTCTTCTACTTAGGGTGGACACGAAGAGATCCTTtagcagaggagggagggagagggggaaagtatTTTAACTGGGGGATGTCGAGGGCAAAGGCCCACTATAGAGTGTGCAGAAAGGGAGCTGGAATAAAGATGGAGTACGTGGTGTCTGACTTGCAACAGCCTCTCAATGTCAACTGGAAGTGTTCACATTTGACCCTGGGGACGCCACTGGAGTTCATTGAGGCAGGGAGTTCAAGAGATTGCTCTGGTGGCAGAATGGAGGAGAGATTGGAGAGAGGGGTTGGACACGGATGTGAGGGAAGGGAGCAAGTTgggaggaatggaatggaatactcCATTTGGGATCCTTTGTGCTGGTGCCCTGTGTGTGGTGGATCGTGTACTGATGTTACCCAGGACTCTTGTCCCATCAGGCTCGGACTCGGGAGCTGGAGAGTTTACAGCAGATGGTGGAGGAGTTGCGGGCCCAGTTGCAGTCTATGGAGGGAGCCA
Above is a genomic segment from Monodelphis domestica isolate mMonDom1 chromosome X, mMonDom1.pri, whole genome shotgun sequence containing:
- the GRIPAP1 gene encoding GRIP1-associated protein 1 isoform X7 — its product is MAQALSEEEFQRMQVAGGEAQRLGKSWAQLLELRTQNYQLSDELRKNGVELTSLRQRVVFLDKELARAQKALSKSKKAQEVEGLLNENQMLQGKLHSQEDDFRLQNSTLLQELSKLCAQIEQLEQENQQLKEGSLGPGPPNTASSPVDGELLRLQAENTALQRNVTALQERYEKEQTSPPPQPETAGEDESKGCGDPPGGPVAPSLLAETELKWEVEKEEKRLLRERLQGLELSEKLKKKQESFLRLQTEKEALYNDSRNKIEELRQHQEADLKAQLLRTQKLQQELQAANQSLAELREQCQTERQDHASALRTLQDQIQTAKTQELCVLREQTAGLVTELQQRQAEFEALAGQRDDLSSQLQESQRANERILEQLQVLGQEKEHTSRELEEARKSAEKRKALLDEVAAEALQEKSRHKEELGSARLQAEKDVLAVRARYERELRQLHDGRRRQEEELRAQIREEKARTRELESLQQMVEELRAQLQSMEGAKGWFERRLKEAEEALEEQHQGHEENLRAEEERHKAELQRMEEEVQAVEGQLREAEALRAGHLDTIAQLQQEVKDVADGQRILEKKGSASLKDLKRQLQLERKRADKLQERLQELLTNSKNRSGFEELVLSEMSSPSRAQTGDSSSISSFSYREILREKEGSAAPARSSSGSPPGPARPAELSDEEVAELFERLAETQQEKWMLEEKVKHLEVSSASMAEDLCRKSAIIETYVMDSRIDVSGPSGHTDRSGLGSVLRDLVKPGDENLREMNKKLQNMLEEQLTKNLHLHKDMEVLSQEIVRLSKECVGGAEAAPSVSGEAS
- the GRIPAP1 gene encoding GRIP1-associated protein 1 isoform X5, producing MAQALSEEEFQRMQVAGGEAQRLGKSWAQLLELRTQNYQLSDELRKNGVELTSLRQRVVFLDKELARAQKALSKSKKAQEVEGLLNENQMLQGKLHSQEDDFRLQNSTLLQELSKLCAQIEQLEQENQQLKEGSLGPGPPNTASSPVDGELLRLQAENTALQRNVTALQERYEKEQTSPPPQPETAGEDESKGCGDPPGGPVAPSLLAETELKWEVEKEEKRLLRERLQGLESSKQAETAKLQEEVAKLSEKLKKKQESFLRLQTEKEALYNDSRNKIEELRQHQEADLKAQLLRTQKLQQELQAANQSLAELREQCQTERQDHASALRTLQDQIQTAKTQELCVLREQTAGLVTELQQRQAEFEALAGQRDDLSSQLQESQRANERILEQLQVLGQEKEHTSRELEEARKSAEKRKALLDEVAAEALQEKSRHKEELGSARLQAEKDVLAVRARYERELRQLHDGRRRQEEELRAQIREEKARTRELESLQQMVEELRAQLQSMEGAKGWFERRLKEAEEALEEQHQGHEENLRAEEERHKAELQRMEEEVQAVEGQLREAEALRAGHLDTIAQLQQEVKDVADGQRILEKKGSASLKDLKRQLQLERKRADKLQERLQELLTNSKNRSGFEELVLSEMSSPSRAQTGDSSSISSFSYREILREKEGSAAPARSSSGSPPGPARPAELSDEEVAELFERLAETQQEKWMLEEKVKHLEVSSASMAEDLCRKSAIIETYVMDSRIDVSGPSGHTDRSGLGSVLRDLVKPGDENLREMNKKLQNMLEEQLTKNLHLHKDMEVLSQEIVRLSKECVGGAEAAPSVSGEAS